From the Fusobacterium ulcerans ATCC 49185 genome, the window CCTGTTAAACCACTTCCCCAAATATCAATACCACTTGTTAAAATTACTAAAGCAGTCATTGAACATACACAAATAGTATCTACAAATACTTCAAATGCCCCCCACATACCTTGTTTAAAAGGATGGTCAGTTGTTGCAGTTGAGTGAACCATAGGAGAACTACCAGCTCCAGCTTCATTAGAGAAAGTACCACGTGCTGCTCCAAATTTCATAGCTTTAGTAACTGCAATTCCAAATGCACCACCAGCTACTGGCTGAAAACTTGAAAAAGCATGATTGAATATTAATCCAAAAGCAGCAGGAATATTTCTAAAGTTTAATGCAAGACAAGTTAATCCAGCTGCTATATAAATAACACACATAAAAGTTCCCATTTTTTCACAGAAACGTCCTATTGATTTAAATCCTCCAAGAATAACCATACCAGTGCCAACAGCAGCTACTGTTACGGAGATCCATGCAGGTATTCCAAACATATTTTTCAAGGATTCAGCGATTGTATATGGCTGTAGAAAAGCAGCAGTTCCAAGACCTCCAGTTATTATTGTTATAGCAAAGAAAACAGCTATAGGCTTCCATTTTGGACTTATTCCCTTAACCATATAAAACATAGGTCCACCATAGAAATTTCCTTTGTCATCTTTTTCACGAAAGAAAACAGCTAAAGTACATTCAACTAATTTTGTAAGCATTCCAAGAAGAGCAATAATCCACATCCAAAAAACAGCTCCAGGACCTCCAGAAACTATCGCAGCAGCAACACCAG encodes:
- a CDS encoding alanine/glycine:cation symporter family protein, with protein sequence MEILNVVVGWLWGAPAIILLFSVGLLYAVKTRFLQFRKLGYILKKTGGAIFQKSSGHGTLSPFQAAATAISGSVGTGNMAGVAAAIVSGGPGAVFWMWIIALLGMLTKLVECTLAVFFREKDDKGNFYGGPMFYMVKGISPKWKPIAVFFAITIITGGLGTAAFLQPYTIAESLKNMFGIPAWISVTVAAVGTGMVILGGFKSIGRFCEKMGTFMCVIYIAAGLTCLALNFRNIPAAFGLIFNHAFSSFQPVAGGAFGIAVTKAMKFGAARGTFSNEAGAGSSPMVHSTATTDHPFKQGMWGAFEVFVDTICVCSMTALVILTSGIDIWGSGLTGINLTMAAFESALGTNGIYLVGLSLCLFAFSSMCGWEFEYETSIVYLFGNKHIKLWRLLWLVPSFLALLQTHESVWAVVDLCSGLWVLPNVTALLCLSGAFMVIYKDYEDKYFNKTKPLGGKIEYNGNYFDCSAELTNQQALDEIKK